The following coding sequences are from one Gadus macrocephalus chromosome 3, ASM3116895v1 window:
- the LOC132453416 gene encoding N-acetylmuramoyl-L-alanine amidase-like isoform X1 — protein MASFGTFWLLLAVSFQGAHSHPAAPVSTPHLRSMESFISAVEQVEQSNPTLTPLALVRALRRIAGHDDPLTVHYLGASNRLPVLSATLDQAILNASSFSFFDKAVHHIVTDQGEERGVVLAPDGTTVALAPLLLGIEAGLRAREAETEQEGGASSVAAFGVFPLTLGRSLGLSFLSLQDFSADLRLGPGGCWDSVEQPRVFRLSRTPTLATDALINGGMDGAILGTALGNLSRAAPPPPPPTRLSATLRGYYGYVLSEGRGLEELRGHASAKRRQSSRSLLEPLDPERQVMETLVMVWKLEKTEWIALDDGVEVSVKEGLKAFTHMYWDCPPIISRCQWGAEAIRGTHSPLSPPLPYLYIHHTYQPSTPCLSFPACSRDMRAMQRFHQDERGWKDIGYSFVVGSDGYVYEGRGWHNVGAHTRDRNSLGYGVAIIGNYISTLPSRYSMDLLRHRLVQCAVDGGRLAVNYTLLGHRQVVNTSCPGDAFYSEISTWDRFGK, from the exons CTCCAGTGTCAACTCCCCACCTGCGCAGCATGGAGAGCTTCATCAGCGCCGTGGAGCAGGTGGAACAGTCcaaccccaccctgaccccGCTGGCCCTGGTCAGAGCCTTACGGAGGATCGCAGGCCACGACGACCCGCTCACCGTGCACTACCTCGGCGCCTCCAACCGCCTCCCCGTCCTCTCGGCCACCCTGGACCAGGCCATCCTGaacgcctcctccttcagcttctTCGACAAGGCCGTGCACCACATTGTGACGGACCagggggaggagcggggggtGGTGCTGGCCCCGGACGGCACCACGGTGGCCCTGGCTCCCCTGCTGCTGGGCATCGAGGCGGGGCTGAGGGCCCGGGAGGCGGAGACAGAGCAGGAGGGCGGAGCGTCCAGCGTGGCGGCCTTTGGGGTCTTCCCCCTCACCCTGGGAAGGTCTCTGGGCCTGTCCTTCCTCAGCCTGCAGGACTTCTCGGCCGACCTGCGTCTCGGGCCCGGCGGCTGCTGGGACAGCGTGGAGCAGCCCAGGGTGTTCCGGCTGTCCCGGACGcccaccctggccaccgacgcCCTGATCAACGGGGGTATGGACGGGGCCATCCTGGGCACCGCCCTCGGCAACCTGTCGCGGgccgccccgccgccgccgccgccgaccagGCTCAGCGCCACGCTGAGGGGGTACTACGGCTACGTGCTGAGCGAGGGCCGCggcctggaggagctgaggggcCATGCCAGCGCCAAGCGGCGGCAGAGCTCCAGGAGCCTGCTGGAGCCGCTGGACCCCGAGAGGCAGGTGATGGAGACGCTGGTGATGGTGTGGAAGCTGGAGAAGACGGAGTGGATCGCCCTGGACGACGGCGTTGAGGTGTCGGTGAAGGAGGGGCTGAAGGCCTTCACTCACATGTACTGGG ACTGCCCTCCCATTATCTCTCGGTGCCAGTGGGGAGCGGAGGCCATCCGAGGCACTCACTCGCCTCTGTCCCCCCCGCTGCCCTACCTCTACATCCATCACACCTACCAGCCCTCGACGCCCTGCCTGTCCTTCCCAGCCTGCTCCAGAGACATGAGGGCCATGCAGCGCTTCCATCAGGACGAGCGGGGCTGGAAAGACATCGGATACAG CTTTGTGGTGGGCTCTGATGGCTATGTTTACGAGGGCAGAGGATGGCATAACGTCGGGGCGCACACTAGGGATCGCAATTCCCTCGGCTACGGCGTGGCGATAATCGGCAACTACATATCCACTCTGCCTTCGCGCTACTCCATGGACCTGCTGCGCCACCGTCTGGTACAGTGTGCGGTCGACGGGGGGAGACTGGCTGTAAACTATACCCTACTGGGACACCGTCAAGTGGTGAATACCTCCTGCCCCGGCGACGCCTTCTATTCGGAAATCAGTACCTGGGATCGCTTCGGGAAATGA
- the LOC132453416 gene encoding N-acetylmuramoyl-L-alanine amidase-like isoform X2: MASFGTFWLLLAVSFQGAHSHPAAPVSTPHLRSMESFISAVEQVEQSNPTLTPLALVRALRRIAGHDDPLTVHYLGASNRLPVLSATLDQAILNASSFSFFDKAVHHIVTDQGEERGVVLAPDGTTVALAPLLLGIEAGLRAREAETEQEGGASSVAAFGVFPLTLGRSLGLSFLSLQDFSADLRLGPGGCWDSVEQPRVFRLSRTPTLATDALINGGMDGAILGTALGNLSRAAPPPPPPTRLSATLRGYYGYVLSEGRGLEELRGHASAKRRQSSRSLLEPLDPERQVMETLVMVWKLEKTEWIALDDGVEVSVKEGLKAFTHMYWDCPPIISRCQWGAEAIRGTHSPLSPPLPYLYIHHTYQPSTPCLSFPACSRDMRAMQRFHQDERGWKDIGYRRHRSQKAGVAEGSHLQ, encoded by the exons CTCCAGTGTCAACTCCCCACCTGCGCAGCATGGAGAGCTTCATCAGCGCCGTGGAGCAGGTGGAACAGTCcaaccccaccctgaccccGCTGGCCCTGGTCAGAGCCTTACGGAGGATCGCAGGCCACGACGACCCGCTCACCGTGCACTACCTCGGCGCCTCCAACCGCCTCCCCGTCCTCTCGGCCACCCTGGACCAGGCCATCCTGaacgcctcctccttcagcttctTCGACAAGGCCGTGCACCACATTGTGACGGACCagggggaggagcggggggtGGTGCTGGCCCCGGACGGCACCACGGTGGCCCTGGCTCCCCTGCTGCTGGGCATCGAGGCGGGGCTGAGGGCCCGGGAGGCGGAGACAGAGCAGGAGGGCGGAGCGTCCAGCGTGGCGGCCTTTGGGGTCTTCCCCCTCACCCTGGGAAGGTCTCTGGGCCTGTCCTTCCTCAGCCTGCAGGACTTCTCGGCCGACCTGCGTCTCGGGCCCGGCGGCTGCTGGGACAGCGTGGAGCAGCCCAGGGTGTTCCGGCTGTCCCGGACGcccaccctggccaccgacgcCCTGATCAACGGGGGTATGGACGGGGCCATCCTGGGCACCGCCCTCGGCAACCTGTCGCGGgccgccccgccgccgccgccgccgaccagGCTCAGCGCCACGCTGAGGGGGTACTACGGCTACGTGCTGAGCGAGGGCCGCggcctggaggagctgaggggcCATGCCAGCGCCAAGCGGCGGCAGAGCTCCAGGAGCCTGCTGGAGCCGCTGGACCCCGAGAGGCAGGTGATGGAGACGCTGGTGATGGTGTGGAAGCTGGAGAAGACGGAGTGGATCGCCCTGGACGACGGCGTTGAGGTGTCGGTGAAGGAGGGGCTGAAGGCCTTCACTCACATGTACTGGG ACTGCCCTCCCATTATCTCTCGGTGCCAGTGGGGAGCGGAGGCCATCCGAGGCACTCACTCGCCTCTGTCCCCCCCGCTGCCCTACCTCTACATCCATCACACCTACCAGCCCTCGACGCCCTGCCTGTCCTTCCCAGCCTGCTCCAGAGACATGAGGGCCATGCAGCGCTTCCATCAGGACGAGCGGGGCTGGAAAGACATCGGATACAG